The genomic stretch ACAGGCACCTGACCTGGAGCAGATGCTTTTTTGGCAGATCCAAATGTGAGGGCAGAACCAAACAATTCACCCGCAATCCGGCTGATCACGCCTTTGCCCGCCATGGACATCGTAATGATCGGTCTATCCGCATACTCTTCTTTCATAATATGAGTGGCTTCCATCAGCATCAGCACATCAGAGACACTTTGCGGCATGGCTGCCAGTTTCGGAATATCGCCGCCGAGTTCTTGTGCTTTGCGAAGACGGGATATGATTTCTTCTTTAGAAGGGGTCTTGTCAAAATCGTGGTTCGAGATGATCACATAGACATGATGCTTATGAGCTTCTTCGATTATTGCTTTTACTTCTGCATCACCAGTGAACAGCTCAGCATCCACGATATCTACTTGTCCGGTTGCCGCAATAGCTTGATTCAGTTCTACATAATAAGCGGTGCTGACTTCTTTTTCTCCGCCTTCTTTTGCGCTGCGGAACGTAAAGACAATCGGCTGGGAAGGAAGAATCAAGCGGATCTCCGCTAGAGCTTCTTTCACTTTTTCAATATCTTCTACATGTTCATAGAA from Paenibacillus polygoni encodes the following:
- the aroD gene encoding type I 3-dehydroquinate dehydratase, coding for MQNTLKPVVVRNVTIGEGAPKICVPLVGETMEQLKEEANFLTSQDFDVIEWRVDFYEHVEDIEKVKEALAEIRLILPSQPIVFTFRSAKEGGEKEVSTAYYVELNQAIAATGQVDIVDAELFTGDAEVKAIIEEAHKHHVYVIISNHDFDKTPSKEEIISRLRKAQELGGDIPKLAAMPQSVSDVLMLMEATHIMKEEYADRPIITMSMAGKGVISRIAGELFGSALTFGSAKKASAPGQVPVEELRSVLNTLHKHM